The following coding sequences lie in one Cytobacillus sp. IB215665 genomic window:
- a CDS encoding sigma-54 interaction domain-containing protein, translated as MERVIVMSLGRETNKYICRQVREITGHRIEVKGYCIGDTIDEDFSSCIVVNSVDLQIDNLRLIKIPQHVKHIYAKRVINHQFLKELIDIPAGTDVLLVNDHKDSSLHVIKQLKNYGIDHINYHPYYPGIKQYKQLTLAITPGETKWIPDCVNKVIDIGIRKLDITTIIEILQELNLLSESSEVLSSEYVSEIIKLSKKLTKISEESEQIKNMFQTIIDNTNDGIIYLNSKGEISVVNELMLSILGEEKDVILGKRIKDVLPSLHIWQVEEVDREIMKISEREVVIKKIPVKKNAYIVGYLITFEDVMEIKNIEYELRRRMRKTDHNATYIFEDIIGNSDMIVKNINLAKRLSLSSSTVLIQGESGTGKEFFAQSIHNFSKRKKGPFVAVNFAALPVNLLESELFGYEEGAFTGAVKGGKVGLFELAHGGTIFLDEIGDTPLELQARLLRVLQEKDVRRVGGSKRIPIDVRVIAATNKDLKEEVAKGKFRQDLFYRINVLPLYSPSLRERREDIPLLLAHYLKRFSNGKNIPLDSFFDDETIRYLVGYHWPGNVRELVNVIEYLVNIKNPSIRILVTDLPGYVLSERFDDLCTENDRFIDEDMLWLLHKINESNGIGRRALTDLAKSEGIDLGESKIRRLLKRMYNLELIHSYTGMKGTVVTEKGVATLSSLKL; from the coding sequence GTGGAGAGAGTAATAGTCATGAGCCTAGGTAGAGAAACAAATAAATATATTTGTAGACAAGTACGAGAAATTACTGGCCATCGTATTGAGGTAAAAGGATATTGTATAGGCGATACGATAGATGAAGATTTCTCAAGTTGTATAGTTGTAAATTCGGTAGATTTACAAATAGATAATTTAAGATTGATCAAAATTCCACAGCATGTAAAGCATATTTATGCGAAGCGCGTTATCAATCATCAATTTTTAAAAGAATTAATCGATATCCCAGCTGGTACTGATGTATTACTAGTGAATGATCATAAGGATTCGAGTTTACACGTTATTAAACAATTAAAAAATTACGGTATTGATCACATCAATTACCATCCATATTATCCAGGAATAAAACAATATAAACAATTAACACTAGCTATTACCCCAGGTGAAACAAAATGGATCCCTGATTGCGTTAATAAAGTGATTGATATTGGAATAAGAAAATTAGATATAACAACAATTATAGAAATACTACAAGAGTTAAATTTACTGTCAGAAAGTAGTGAAGTGCTATCATCTGAATATGTGAGTGAAATAATAAAGTTGTCAAAAAAATTAACAAAAATTTCTGAAGAGTCAGAGCAAATTAAAAATATGTTTCAAACGATAATAGATAATACGAACGATGGAATTATTTACTTAAATTCAAAGGGAGAAATATCTGTAGTAAATGAGTTGATGCTATCAATTTTAGGAGAAGAAAAGGATGTCATTTTAGGAAAAAGAATTAAGGATGTATTACCGAGTCTACATATATGGCAAGTTGAAGAGGTTGATAGAGAAATCATGAAAATCAGTGAAAGAGAGGTTGTAATAAAAAAAATTCCAGTCAAAAAGAATGCTTATATAGTGGGCTATTTAATCACATTTGAAGATGTAATGGAGATTAAAAACATAGAATATGAGCTTAGACGACGAATGAGAAAAACAGATCATAATGCAACATATATATTTGAAGATATTATAGGAAATAGTGACATGATCGTAAAAAATATTAATTTAGCAAAAAGATTGTCATTAAGTAGCTCAACTGTGTTAATACAAGGAGAAAGTGGAACTGGAAAAGAATTTTTTGCCCAATCGATACATAATTTTTCAAAGCGTAAAAAAGGTCCTTTTGTCGCAGTAAATTTTGCAGCATTACCTGTAAACTTGTTAGAAAGTGAGTTGTTTGGATATGAAGAAGGGGCTTTTACTGGTGCTGTTAAAGGTGGAAAGGTTGGACTTTTTGAGCTTGCTCACGGCGGAACGATCTTTCTTGATGAGATTGGAGATACCCCATTAGAGTTACAGGCTAGATTGTTAAGAGTGTTACAGGAGAAAGATGTTCGAAGAGTAGGTGGTTCAAAGCGGATACCTATTGATGTTAGAGTAATCGCAGCCACAAACAAAGATCTAAAAGAAGAAGTAGCAAAGGGAAAGTTCCGACAAGATTTGTTTTACCGAATCAATGTATTACCGCTCTACTCTCCAAGTTTAAGAGAGCGTAGAGAAGATATTCCACTCTTATTAGCACATTATTTAAAACGTTTTTCAAATGGGAAGAATATACCGCTAGATAGTTTCTTTGACGATGAAACTATTCGCTATTTAGTAGGTTATCACTGGCCAGGGAATGTCAGAGAATTAGTTAATGTTATTGAATATTTAGTAAACATTAAAAATCCATCTATAAGAATACTAGTTACAGACTTACCAGGGTACGTTTTGTCTGAAAGGTTTGACGATTTATGTACAGAGAATGATCGTTTTATCGATGAAGACATGTTATGGCTGTTACATAAAATTAATGAGAGTAATGGTATTGGTAGAAGAGCTCTCACTGATTTAGCGAAAAGTGAAGGAATTGATCTAGGTGAAAGCAAGATTCGCAGATTGCTGAAAAGGATGTATAATTTAGAATTAATTCATAGTTATACAGGGATGAAAGGGACTGTCGTTACAGAAAAAGGTGTAGCAACATTGTCTAGCTTAAAACTATAA
- a CDS encoding lyase family protein, translating into MVIGQRSETDFLGTKGIPESAYYGLQTLRAIEMFPITGYRVHTSLIKGIAIVKKATALANVKIGVLDKRIGQAIVQATDEIIIGKLHDQFIVDPIQPGACASLNMNANEVIANRALEIVGREKGDYSFISPNTHVNMSQSTGDVFPTSFRLATLDMIEQLLTTMLNMEQVIIQIVNKFEQLFHFSDTHLHDVLPIRLGQEFESYRNMIQRDIKRITNSKNQLFKIHIGTKPIGTRLKEVTIFSDQVVDNIAQISGFQLKKTEQIVDANEQTDVYSDVIAALKNNMINISKICNDLRLMSVESNAGLNRKSLSATSEMSGQINPVISEIINHITNHVVGNDLNIGMSTETGKYGLHVMEPVLVFNLIQSINMMKNGFNVFTNYCLKRIEADEMQIMKNIERNVPGLTALTPYLGHEKTSQIARQAILTGKCVRTVCLKLDVLTEEQLDHILDPMKLRNPGVI; encoded by the coding sequence ATGGTAATAGGCCAAAGGAGCGAAACAGATTTTCTAGGTACGAAGGGTATTCCAGAATCTGCATATTACGGATTACAGACGTTAAGAGCAATAGAGATGTTCCCGATCACGGGTTATCGGGTGCATACTTCATTAATAAAAGGAATCGCTATAGTTAAAAAAGCTACTGCTCTAGCTAATGTAAAAATTGGCGTATTAGACAAAAGGATAGGACAAGCTATAGTTCAAGCTACTGATGAGATTATTATTGGTAAATTGCATGATCAATTCATCGTAGATCCTATACAACCTGGTGCTTGTGCTTCACTCAATATGAATGCCAATGAAGTTATTGCTAATCGTGCGCTTGAAATTGTTGGAAGAGAAAAAGGTGATTATTCATTTATTAGTCCAAATACCCATGTGAACATGTCTCAATCAACAGGTGATGTGTTTCCTACTTCGTTTCGATTAGCTACACTTGATATGATAGAACAGCTGCTAACAACGATGCTAAATATGGAGCAAGTTATAATACAAATTGTAAACAAATTTGAACAATTATTTCACTTTAGTGACACACACCTTCATGATGTTTTACCTATACGGTTAGGGCAAGAATTTGAAAGCTACCGCAACATGATTCAACGTGATATTAAAAGGATTACTAACTCAAAAAATCAATTATTTAAGATCCATATCGGAACAAAACCGATAGGAACAAGGCTTAAAGAAGTAACTATTTTTAGCGATCAGGTTGTTGACAATATAGCACAAATTAGTGGGTTTCAACTTAAAAAGACCGAACAGATCGTTGATGCTAACGAACAAACAGATGTATATTCTGATGTTATTGCAGCTTTAAAAAATAATATGATAAATATATCTAAAATATGTAACGACCTAAGGTTAATGTCAGTTGAATCAAACGCTGGCCTAAATAGAAAATCTTTGTCTGCTACATCTGAAATGTCAGGACAAATAAACCCGGTTATAAGCGAAATCATCAATCATATTACTAACCATGTTGTTGGCAATGATCTGAATATTGGAATGTCAACTGAAACAGGAAAATATGGCTTACATGTGATGGAACCTGTATTAGTTTTTAATTTAATTCAATCAATCAATATGATGAAGAATGGATTTAATGTTTTTACAAATTATTGTCTAAAAAGAATTGAAGCTGATGAAATGCAAATAATGAAGAATATCGAAAGGAATGTTCCAGGTCTAACTGCCCTAACACCGTATTTAGGTCATGAAAAAACATCACAAATTGCTAGGCAGGCTATTTTAACTGGTAAATGTGTGAGAACTGTTTGTTTAAAGTTAGATGTATTAACAGAAGAACAGTTGGATCATATACTTGATCCTATGAAACTGAGAAATCCAGGAGTTATTTAA
- a CDS encoding glutamate-5-semialdehyde dehydrogenase has protein sequence MSEVKKKAYLAKEASHKLASITTEQKNNALTAIADALVLNKESIIEANKIDLMNGKQNGLSKSLQDRLALSTDRIIAIADGLRQIVDLKDPIGKTIEEIRPINGLYIKKITVPIGLIGMIYEARPNVTVDAAGLCLKSGNAVILRGGTSALSSNIRIVEIMHDVLDKTDIPKDVIQLISNPDRSSVNEMLTLNGLVDVVIPRGGASLIQNVIQNATVPVIETGAGICHTYIDKEANLTMATNIALNAKIQRPSVCNAMETLLLHKQFAETHFPQLANLYREENVDLKGCAKAKQLAPWINDATEDDYNTEYNDYTLNIKIVEHIEEALIHIKTYGTHHSECIVTENSQNAELFLHAVDAAAVYHNASTRFTDGFEFGFGAEIGISTQKLHVRGPMGLEALTSTKYRIHGTGQTKK, from the coding sequence ATGAGTGAAGTGAAAAAGAAAGCTTATCTTGCGAAAGAAGCTTCTCATAAATTGGCTAGCATTACGACAGAACAGAAAAACAATGCTCTAACCGCGATAGCAGATGCACTTGTACTTAATAAGGAGTCTATTATTGAAGCAAATAAAATAGATTTAATGAACGGCAAACAAAACGGTTTAAGTAAGTCTCTACAAGATAGATTAGCATTAAGCACTGATCGAATTATAGCAATAGCAGACGGCTTAAGACAAATCGTGGACCTTAAAGACCCTATAGGAAAAACTATAGAAGAAATACGTCCCATTAATGGCCTATATATAAAGAAAATCACCGTCCCAATCGGCTTAATTGGGATGATTTATGAAGCTCGTCCCAATGTCACAGTTGATGCAGCTGGACTATGTTTAAAAAGTGGAAATGCAGTTATATTACGAGGCGGGACATCGGCGCTTTCTTCTAACATACGTATTGTAGAAATCATGCATGATGTTCTTGACAAAACAGATATACCCAAGGATGTAATCCAACTAATTTCCAACCCAGACCGATCTTCGGTTAATGAAATGTTAACATTAAATGGGTTAGTAGATGTCGTAATTCCTAGAGGAGGTGCTTCTCTTATACAAAATGTTATACAAAATGCAACTGTTCCAGTAATCGAAACTGGTGCGGGGATTTGTCATACGTATATTGATAAAGAAGCCAACCTTACTATGGCAACAAACATTGCGTTAAACGCTAAAATCCAACGCCCATCTGTATGTAACGCTATGGAAACACTTTTACTCCATAAACAATTTGCAGAAACACATTTTCCTCAGCTTGCAAACTTGTATCGTGAAGAAAATGTGGATTTAAAAGGATGTGCAAAAGCAAAACAGCTAGCCCCATGGATTAATGATGCGACAGAAGATGATTACAACACAGAATACAATGATTATACACTAAATATAAAAATTGTTGAGCATATTGAAGAAGCATTAATCCATATCAAAACATATGGAACGCATCATTCTGAATGTATAGTAACAGAAAATAGTCAAAATGCTGAGTTGTTCTTACATGCTGTTGATGCTGCAGCTGTTTATCATAATGCATCTACTAGATTTACAGACGGTTTTGAATTTGGTTTTGGAGCAGAAATTGGGATTAGCACACAAAAATTACACGTTCGAGGACCTATGGGGCTAGAAGCATTAACTTCAACTAAATATCGAATTCATGGTACAGGACAAACTAAAAAATAA
- the proB gene encoding glutamate 5-kinase: MQQRIVVKIGSSSLTTAEGELSRQKIAYFANEMFELYKSGYKIILVTSGGVAAGFKQIGYKNRPKQLFEKQAAAAVGQALLMQAYNDVFSKHDCTTAQILLTRANFTNRKQMHNASMAIEELLRQKTIPIINENDTVSVEELNFGDNDTLSALVANLVKANQLLIFTDTDGLYTADPRKDGNAKKIDVVEEITEDMFNNAGDAGSSVGTGGMRSKIEAARIAMRGGVLVFVGRAREYLDMTKAVNGNGKGTYFHTHLNNLPMKKQWVGFHSMSHGTITVDNGAEHALSSCGKSLLPAGVTTVEGDFHPGHVVEVRNEKENVIGRGVVNYASWQLRAAVGLSTEEVKKRIDVQRIEVIHRDEWVSL; the protein is encoded by the coding sequence ATGCAACAAAGAATTGTAGTTAAGATAGGTAGTAGCTCTCTTACAACAGCTGAGGGAGAACTAAGTAGGCAAAAAATAGCGTATTTTGCTAATGAAATGTTCGAGCTTTATAAGTCTGGTTATAAAATAATATTAGTTACTTCCGGTGGAGTTGCTGCTGGGTTTAAACAAATCGGATATAAGAATCGACCAAAACAATTATTCGAAAAACAGGCTGCTGCCGCTGTAGGCCAAGCATTGTTAATGCAAGCATACAATGATGTATTTTCTAAACACGACTGTACCACAGCACAAATATTACTAACACGTGCAAACTTTACAAATCGTAAACAAATGCATAATGCATCAATGGCGATTGAGGAGCTTTTACGGCAAAAAACCATTCCAATTATCAACGAAAACGATACCGTTTCTGTAGAGGAATTAAATTTTGGTGATAATGATACTTTATCTGCTCTCGTTGCCAACTTAGTAAAAGCAAATCAATTACTCATATTTACAGACACGGATGGTTTATATACAGCAGATCCACGTAAGGATGGTAATGCAAAGAAAATTGATGTTGTTGAAGAGATTACGGAAGATATGTTTAATAATGCAGGTGACGCTGGTTCATCAGTTGGTACAGGCGGTATGCGTTCAAAAATTGAAGCTGCAAGAATCGCAATGCGCGGAGGAGTACTGGTGTTTGTCGGAAGAGCCCGTGAATATTTAGATATGACGAAAGCTGTAAACGGTAATGGCAAGGGAACATATTTCCATACACACTTGAATAATCTTCCAATGAAAAAACAATGGGTTGGCTTTCACTCCATGTCACATGGCACAATTACTGTTGATAATGGAGCAGAACATGCACTATCTTCTTGTGGTAAAAGTCTTCTGCCAGCTGGAGTGACTACAGTCGAAGGTGATTTCCATCCCGGGCATGTTGTAGAAGTAAGAAATGAAAAAGAAAATGTCATCGGACGTGGGGTTGTAAACTATGCATCGTGGCAATTGAGAGCGGCAGTAGGCCTTTCAACAGAAGAAGTTAAGAAAAGAATAGATGTACAACGTATAGAAGTCATCCATCGGGATGAATGGGTTTCCCTATAA
- the cspD gene encoding cold-shock protein CspD, with protein sequence MVQGKVKWFNSEKGFGFIEVEGGDDVFVHYSAIQGDGFKTLEEGQEVSFEIEEGSRGPQATNVQKF encoded by the coding sequence ATGGTACAAGGTAAAGTTAAATGGTTTAATTCAGAAAAAGGTTTTGGATTTATCGAAGTTGAAGGTGGAGACGATGTATTCGTACATTACTCAGCTATTCAAGGTGACGGATTCAAAACTTTAGAAGAAGGTCAAGAAGTATCATTTGAAATTGAAGAAGGTAGCCGTGGACCACAAGCTACTAACGTTCAAAAATTTTAA